Proteins encoded together in one Yersinia mollaretii ATCC 43969 window:
- a CDS encoding multidrug effflux MFS transporter → MLNQQARTQSATANKTGLSFLLILSALMAVTSLSTDIYLPAMPVMAKDLQGDSELTITGFLIGFCIAQLIWGPISDRYGRRLPLFIGLGLFIIGSVGCALSTDIVQIVFWRVFQALGACTGPMLARAMIRDLFSRTRAAQMLSTLMIIMAIAPIAGPLLGGQMIKVTSWHAIFWLLAIIGMLMLMSLFWLPETLPAEKRSQASVTNAFQNYYALLTNAKYMQFTLCLTFYYVAAYAFITGSPFVFITYFGVDPQHYGWLFAINIVGLMAVSMVNRRLVHRYPLETLLKNAVFIATIAAIVLAVTTGLGVGGITVIVGAVFVFFSMNGIIAATSTACALDAVPNVAGSASALMGALQYGSGIISSLLLALFSDGTPWTMGWIIALFTTASALMALTVQLKK, encoded by the coding sequence ATGCTTAATCAACAGGCACGTACACAGTCGGCTACAGCTAACAAAACCGGTCTATCGTTTCTACTCATTCTCAGCGCCCTGATGGCTGTTACCTCTTTATCAACCGACATCTATCTTCCGGCTATGCCCGTCATGGCGAAAGATTTACAAGGTGATTCAGAGCTGACGATCACAGGGTTCCTTATCGGCTTTTGCATTGCACAACTGATTTGGGGACCGATTAGCGATCGTTACGGGCGTCGTCTGCCGCTGTTTATCGGTTTAGGTCTATTCATCATCGGCTCGGTGGGCTGCGCGTTATCAACAGATATCGTGCAAATTGTCTTCTGGCGTGTTTTTCAGGCGTTAGGTGCCTGTACCGGTCCGATGTTGGCACGAGCAATGATCCGTGACCTGTTTAGCCGCACTCGTGCAGCACAAATGCTTTCAACTCTGATGATCATTATGGCCATCGCGCCAATTGCTGGCCCACTGCTCGGCGGGCAAATGATTAAAGTCACCTCGTGGCACGCCATTTTCTGGCTGCTGGCGATTATCGGAATGTTAATGCTGATGTCTTTATTTTGGTTACCGGAGACATTACCTGCTGAAAAGCGCTCGCAAGCCTCAGTTACCAATGCTTTTCAAAACTATTATGCCTTGCTAACCAATGCCAAATACATGCAGTTTACTCTGTGTCTGACATTTTATTACGTCGCGGCCTACGCTTTTATCACTGGTTCTCCGTTTGTGTTCATCACGTACTTCGGCGTTGATCCACAGCACTACGGTTGGCTGTTTGCAATAAACATTGTGGGATTAATGGCTGTGAGTATGGTCAACAGACGTCTGGTTCACCGCTATCCACTGGAAACGTTGCTCAAGAATGCCGTGTTCATCGCCACTATTGCGGCAATAGTGCTGGCGGTCACGACCGGCCTCGGTGTAGGCGGAATTACCGTGATTGTCGGTGCTGTATTCGTATTCTTCTCTATGAATGGCATCATCGCTGCAACATCCACAGCTTGCGCACTTGACGCAGTGCCTAATGTTGCAGGCTCAGCGTCGGCGCTAATGGGAGCGTTACAATACGGCAGTGGCATCATCTCTTCACTTCTTCTTGCTCTGTTCAGTGATGGCACACCATGGACGATGGGCTGGATAATTGCGCTGTTTACAACAGCCAGCGCCTTGATGGCACTGACCGTCCAGCTAAAAAAATAA
- a CDS encoding aldo/keto reductase → MQKRYLGKSGLEVSALGLGCMGLSHGYGPATETRQAIELIRAAVERGVTFFDTAEVYGPFLNEEVVGEALKPFRDRVVIATKFGFTFGTDNKQQILNSRPEHIRQAVEGSLRRLKTDVIDLLYQHRVDPNVPIEDVAGTVKDLIAEGKVKHFGLSEAGVQTIRRAHAVQPITALQSEYSLWWREPEQELLPLLEELGIGFVPFSPLGKGFLTGAIKPGTTFGKDDYRSTVPRFAEQAIEANEKLVSLLGELAAEKGVTSAQIALAWLLAQKPWIVPIPGTTKLHRLEENLGAVDIILSQDDSRQITLALETIKIVGERYSPEHQARVGR, encoded by the coding sequence ATGCAAAAACGTTATCTGGGTAAATCCGGACTTGAAGTTTCCGCTCTTGGGCTCGGTTGCATGGGCCTCAGCCACGGCTATGGTCCAGCGACAGAGACGCGTCAGGCTATCGAGCTCATTCGCGCTGCGGTTGAACGTGGCGTAACATTCTTCGATACCGCCGAAGTCTATGGCCCCTTCCTTAATGAAGAGGTGGTCGGTGAAGCCTTAAAACCATTTCGTGACCGGGTGGTCATCGCCACCAAGTTTGGTTTTACCTTCGGTACGGACAACAAGCAGCAGATTTTAAACAGCCGTCCTGAGCATATCCGTCAAGCGGTTGAAGGGTCATTACGCCGTCTTAAGACTGATGTCATTGATTTGCTGTATCAACACCGTGTCGACCCGAATGTCCCCATTGAAGATGTTGCGGGAACCGTGAAAGACCTGATAGCTGAAGGCAAAGTCAAACATTTCGGTCTGTCCGAAGCGGGTGTGCAAACCATTCGTCGTGCACATGCTGTACAACCCATCACTGCCCTGCAAAGCGAATACTCCCTGTGGTGGCGTGAGCCTGAGCAGGAGCTCCTGCCGTTGCTGGAGGAACTGGGCATTGGTTTCGTACCATTCAGCCCATTAGGTAAAGGCTTCCTGACCGGGGCGATTAAGCCAGGAACGACTTTTGGCAAGGATGATTACCGCAGCACCGTGCCGCGCTTCGCCGAACAGGCAATTGAAGCCAATGAAAAGCTGGTCTCGTTGTTGGGTGAACTGGCTGCAGAGAAAGGCGTGACGTCTGCTCAAATCGCTCTGGCATGGCTGCTGGCACAAAAGCCGTGGATTGTTCCCATCCCTGGCACCACTAAACTACACCGGCTGGAGGAAAACCTGGGGGCTGTCGACATCATTCTTTCGCAGGATGACTCACGTCAGATAACACTGGCGCTTGAAACGATTAAAATCGTCGGCGAGCGTTACTCCCCTGAGCATCAGGCTCGCGTAGGACGTTAA